The proteins below come from a single Bacteroidia bacterium genomic window:
- a CDS encoding DUF4138 domain-containing protein, with translation MKKSRSFTAELKMIVLWMLLSLGPFAGRAQLNLSPHQLDTIFVSEAGTTVMIFPQPLSLVDLGSNHFQASTHEKVLLLKARPDSYGILPTTLFVRYGSEGYFQGFLAYAPKPQEPFFDWRAMEFFSPKKKEPDHPLGNAFQKEDKVSKAPGQKVEALGELDKAEITYFQARIDSLKKLGREQLSPRQKRDGLELNLQAVRNDSLYTYLRLGLVNHSSLPFRIKKLELSLREPVRGKSLQDIQGMIALAYKEEPLVLEPYGEEEIYLIFPHSPSRKKARLQVLLQERKGNRSLELAIPYTLILKAPILDE, from the coding sequence ATGAAGAAAAGTAGAAGCTTTACAGCTGAGCTAAAAATGATTGTACTTTGGATGCTATTAAGTCTGGGACCCTTTGCAGGAAGGGCCCAGCTTAATCTTAGCCCGCATCAGCTGGATACAATTTTTGTATCGGAGGCAGGAACTACGGTTATGATCTTTCCCCAGCCCTTGAGTTTGGTGGATTTGGGCAGTAATCATTTCCAGGCTTCCACCCATGAGAAAGTGCTTTTGCTAAAAGCAAGGCCTGATAGCTACGGGATATTGCCCACTACGCTTTTTGTCCGCTACGGCTCCGAAGGCTATTTCCAGGGCTTTTTAGCCTATGCTCCCAAGCCCCAAGAGCCCTTTTTTGATTGGCGGGCCATGGAGTTTTTTAGCCCGAAAAAGAAAGAGCCGGATCATCCGCTAGGAAATGCTTTTCAAAAGGAAGATAAAGTCAGCAAAGCTCCTGGACAAAAGGTGGAAGCTTTGGGGGAGCTAGATAAGGCAGAAATCACTTATTTCCAGGCAAGGATAGATAGCTTAAAAAAGCTGGGAAGAGAGCAGCTTTCTCCCAGGCAAAAAAGAGACGGGCTGGAGCTTAATCTGCAGGCTGTAAGGAATGATAGTTTATATACCTACCTAAGGCTGGGGCTAGTAAACCACTCTTCTTTGCCCTTTCGGATAAAAAAGCTGGAGCTAAGTCTAAGAGAGCCGGTAAGGGGAAAGTCTTTGCAGGACATCCAAGGGATGATTGCGCTTGCTTATAAAGAAGAGCCCCTTGTTTTAGAGCCTTATGGAGAAGAAGAGATCTACCTGATCTTTCCCCACAGCCCCAGCAGAAAAAAAGCCAGGCTTCAAGTCTTACTACAAGAGCGAAAAGGCAATAGGTCTCTGGAACTTGCCATTCCCTATACCCTCATCCTTAAAGCCCCCATACTCGATGAATAA